The Gordonia iterans DNA window CGAAGGTGAAGCGCCGGTTGACCGCGGTGTTCAGCACTGCGGTGATCGCGAGCGCGAGCAGATTCGCAGTCTGTGCACCGACGTGGGTGTGCAGCAGCAGATACAGCAGCGCGTACGCAAGGGTCGAGGCGACACCGACTGTGACGAACCGGACGACCTGTCCCGTCATTCCGCGCGGCACACCCGCGAGGTCGGGGCCGTCGTCGCGGTCACGGCCCAGGTTCCGGCGCAACCGTTCGACCGGAAGCCGCCCGGTGGCCAGTGCCCAGCCCACGCGCACGCACCCCCGCAGGTCGGCGAGGGCGGTGGACACGATGTCGACCGAACTGTCGGGGTCGTCGACCCAGTCGACCGGGACCTCGGCGATGCGCAGCCCGATCCGCTCGGCCAGCACCAGCAGTTCGGTGTCGAAGAACCAGCCGGTGTCGGCGACGTGCGGGAGCAGTTCTCGCGCGACGTCCGCACGCATGGCCTTGAACCCGCACTGCGCGTCGGAGAAGTGCGTGCGCAGCCCGACATGCAGGATCAGGTTGTAGCTGCGCGAGATGAACTCCCGCTTCGGGCCACGGATCACGTGCGACGATCTGTCGAGCCGCGTGCCGATCGCCACGTCGGAGTGCCCGGAGACCAGGGGCGCGATGAGCGGCATCAGCGCGTTGAGGTCGGTGGACAGATCGACATCGCAGTAGGCGACGATCTGCGCGTCGCTGGCGAGCCACGCCCGGTTCAGCGCCCGGCCACGGCCCTTCTCGTCCAAGCGGATCACCCGCACGTCGTCGAGCTCGGCGGCCAGCCGCGCGGCGATCACCGGCGTCGTATCGGTGCTGGCGTTGTCGGCGATCGTGATGCACGACGAGTACGGGACCTGTCGGTGCAGGTACGCGCGGAGCCGGTGCACGCACGCTTCGAGGTCTTCGTGCTCGTTGTACACCGGTACGACGACGTCGAGCACCGGCGGCGCGCCGGGCCCCTCCGGGCGGCGCACCGCCGCGGGTTCTGGATCGATGGTTGCTGTCATGACGCCCAGCCTCGTTCCGGCGGCTGGAACACCCCTGCCCCTTCCCTGTCAGGTTCCTGTGACTCGCGGGCGTCATGCGGGCACCGGCTCCGACCGCGACGGACCCGAGGGAACCGTGGAGCGAGCTGCCGCGTCTCAGAGACATGACCGAGCCATCGCCGCATCTGTCGGCACCAGCCCATAGGGTCGTGCACATGGAAACCCGCACCCTCAGCGCGCAGGACCGCCCGGTCGCCGAACGGGTGATCCATGCGCTGGCCGGACCCGATGCCCGACTGCGCCCGGACCAGGAGACGGCGGTCGCCACCCTGGCGACACCGGGCGCCCGCGCGCTGGTGGTCCAGGCCACCGGATGGGGCAAGTCCGCGGTGTACTGGGCCGCCACCGCGGTGATCCGCGCGGCCGGCGGCGGTCCGACCCTCATCGTCTCGCCGCTGCTGTCACTGATGCGCGATCAGGTGGCCGCCGCGACCCGGGGCGGATTGCGCGCGGCGACCGTGAATTCGTCGAACATCGACGAGTGGTCGGCGGTGGAGGCCGATCTGGCCGCCGGCGAGCTCGACGTGCTGCTGGTCTCCCCGGAGCGGCTGGCCAATCCGGGCTTCGGGCGACGGGTGCTGGACGCGCTCGCCGGCCGCCTCGGTCTGGTGGTGATCGACGAGGCGCACGCCATCTCCGATTGGGGGCACGACTTCCGTCCCGACTACCGCCGGGTGGCGGACGTGCTCCAGCAGCTGAACCCGCAGACCTCCGTGCTCGCCACCACCGCCACCGCCAACCAGCGCGTCACCGACGACGTCGCCGCGCAACTCGGCGAGGACGGCCGCACCCTGGTGCTGCGCGGACCACTCGCCCGGAAATCACTGCACCTCAACGTGATCGACGGACTCTCCCCGCTCGAACGCTACGGCTGGGTCGCCGATCAACTGCCTGTCCTGCCCGGATCGGGGATCGTGTACGTGCTGACCGTCGCCGACGCGGACCGCCTGGTGACCGCGATCAAAGCGGCGCGCGGCGACGACTATCCGGTCGCCGCGTACACGGGCCAGCTCTCCGCGGACGAGCGGCACCGCCTGGAAGACGACCTGCTCGCGAACCGGGTCAAGGCACTGGTGGCCACCTCGGCGCTGGGCATGGGGTTCGACAAGCCTGACCTCGGGTTCGTGGTGCACGTCGGCGCGCCGCCGTCGCCGGTCTCCTACTACCAGCAGGTGGGCCGTGCCGGGCGCGCGCTCGACGAGGCGGTCGTCGTGCTCCTGGCGTCCGGCATGGACGAGTCGGTCTGGGAGTACTTCGCCACCGCGACCATCCCCGATCCGAACCGGATGGAGCGGCTGCTGGCCGCGATGGACGACGCGGGCGGACCGGTGAGTGTGCCGCAGTTGGAGGCCGTGACCGGCCTGCGGCGCACGCGAGTGGAGTTGATGTGCAAGCAACTCGCGGTGGACGGCGCGGTGGAACGCACCGCGGACGGCTGGGTGCGCACCGGCAGGCCCTGGCGGCACGACGCCGAGCACTACGCCGGAGTGCTCGGCGTGCGGCGCCGTGAGGCAGACATCATGCGCAGCTATATCGGCGGCCGGGCGTGCCTGATGAAACTGCTCACGCAGGCCCTCGACGATCCGCGCGCCGAGGACTGCGGCAGGTGCAGCGTCTGCCTGGGCACTCTCACCCCGGGCCTGCAACTGAAGGCGCCGCGAGAGGTCCTCGGCATCGTGTCCACGGCTCTGCGCCGCCAGGCCCAAGTCCTCGAACCCCGCAAGATGTGGCCCGGCGGGACATACGGCACCCGCGGCCGGATCCCTGCGAACCGGCTCGCCGAGCCCGGCCGGGTGCTCGCGTTCGCGGATGCGCCGCAGTGGGGGGACACCCTCGATCAGGCGCGACGGGGAGACGAGACCGCGCGCGACGAGCTGGCTCGGGCCGCCGTTACCGTGCTCGCCGACTGGGGCCGGGCAGGGATCCGCCCGGAACTGATCTGCGCTCTGGACTTGGGCACCGGCCTCGCCGCCGATCTGGCACAGCGGCTCCGCGTCATCGGCAAGCGCGCGCCGTGCGACGACTACCCCGTCCGACCCGGCGACGGGCCGGGCCGCGAGGCCAACGGCGCGGCCGAAGCCGTGTACTGGCGCGATCATCTGGGGCCTCCCCCGGCTCTCGACGGCACCGGGCCGGAACCGGGCGGACCCAGCGTCCTGCTGGTGGTCGACGAGACGTCGTCGACCTGGCCGATCACGCTCGCCGCGGCGGCACTGCGAGAGGCCGGTGCGGGGCCGGTCCTCCCACTGGTGATCCACCAGACCGTGTGATCGGCGCATCGCCGGTCCGACGCTGAGATCACCTTGTGCCAGATGATGGAGTCCAGGCGCGTCCGGACCCGATCAGCGACCCGGTTCTGCGTACCATCAGCACATGGCGAACGTGGTGATCGGAATCCTGGCGCTGCTGGCCGGCGCGCTCTTCTGTTTCTGGGGCGTGGCCGCGATGCGGTTCGTCATCGCCGTCTGGGGCGCCTTCGTCGGCTTCAATCTGGGTGCCGGAATCGTCGCGGCGCTCACCAGCGGCGGCTATCTCAGCACGGTTCTCGGGTGGGTCGTCGGCGTGGTGGTCGCGCTCGCCTTCGCGCTCATCGCCTACCTGTACTACGTGGTGGCCGTGACGCTGGCGATGGCCTCGATCGGTTTCGCGCTCGGCACCGCACTGATGGTCGCCATGGGCGTGGACTGGAACTGGCTCATCATTCTCGTCGGAGTGGTGCTCGGCGTCGTGCTGGCCTGGATCACGCTGGCCGCACGCCTGCCGACGATTCTGCTGATCGTCCTGAGCGCGTTCGCCGGTTCCACAGTGATGGTCGGCGGTCTGATGGTCCTCGGCGATGTGGTCCGGACCAGCGAGTTCACCCGTTCCGACGTGACCGCTCGCATCTCCGACCACTGGTACTGGTGGGTGATCTACGTGGTGCTCGCCGTCGTCGGCATCGTCACCCAGACCCAGTTGGTCAACAAGAACGAGAACCTGCGCGAGCAGTGGTGATCGGGGCGCCATCGGTGCCGCGACGTCGCGACGCTCGGGTACCCGGCGGTCAGGAGGCGGGCTCGTCCGGCACGTTCTCCTGATAGCCCATCGCGCGCAGGGAGGCGCGGATGCGGCGGGCCGACTCGTCGAGCACGTCCGGATCGGGATCGGTTTCGGCGGCCCGCAGGTCGAACAACTCCTCCGACCACGCAGGGAACACGTGGATGTGCAGGTGCGGCACCTCCAGACCGGCGATCAGCAGACCCATGCGGGGGGCGTCGTACGCCTGCTTCACTGCGCGACCGATCTTCTGCGAGACGTCCGACAGGTGCGTGAAGGTGGGAGTGTCGATCTGCTCCCAGTGATCGATCTCCTTGCGCGGGATCACCAGGACGTGCCCCGGCGTGACCGGGTTGATGGTCAGGATGCCGACGGACTGGCCGTCCTTCCAGACGAAGCGGCCCGGCAGTTCGCCGTTGATGATTCGGGTGAAGATCGTTGCCATGCCTTCAGCGTAATCGGCCGTGGCGGAGTTGCGGTGCGCCCGAGGCAAGTCGGGCCGAACGCCCCGGTCGCGATCCGCGCCGGCGCGGACCGCCGGCTCAGGAACCGTCTAGGCGCGGCACAGAGAACCAGAAGCGGGCGCCTGCACCGGGCGAGGAGACCACTCCGACCGAGCCGTCGTGTGCGGCGATCAGGGCCGCCACGATCGACAGGCCGAGCCCGCTGCCCGACGACGGCGAGGACCGCTGCCGAGACGGATCTCCGCGGTAGAAGCGCTCGAAGACCCGCTCCGCTTCCTCCTCGCTCAGACCCGGCCCCTGGTCGATCACCTCCACCCGCGCCTGCGTGCCGGGGGCCGTGAGGGCCACGGTGATCGGTGAGCCGGCCGGCGTGTGCGCCACAGCGTTGCCGATCAGATTGTGCAGCACCTGCGTCAGCCGAGCCGCATCCGCCTGCACCACGGGGCCGGGACCCTCGGTGTGGTCGGCCACGACGATCTCCCGGTCCGGTGCGGCCGCTCGCGCCGAGGCCACGGCATCGTCGACCAGGACGGGCAGCTCTACCGGGGCCTTCGCCAGTGGCCGCTGGGCATCCAGGCGCGCCAGCATCAGCAGGTCTTCCACCAGCAGACTCATCCGGTCGGCCTCCGCCGAGATCCGGGCGATCCCGTCGGCCGGGTCGGTCGTCATGCCGCTGCCGATCAACTCGGCGAAACCCTTGATCGACGTCAGCGGCGTGCGCAGCTCATGTGAGGCATCGGCGACGAAGCGCCGCATCCGCTCCTCCGAGGCCCTGGCCTGCCGTTCGGACGACTCCGTCGCGGCGAAGGCCGTCTCGATTCGGCCGAGCATGGTGTTCAGCGAGTCCGCGAGTCCGGCCACCTCGGTGCCCGGGCGCTGCGGCGGCACGCGGTGCTCCAGGTCGCCGGCGGCGATCGCGTGCGCGGTCTCCTCCACCCGCCGCAGCGGCCGCAGCGAGGACCGCACCAGCAGATACCCGGCTGCGCCGATCACGATCACCACCAAGGCGCCGATCCCCGCCTGCAGCCAGATCAGCCGGTTGAGGGTGTCGTCGACGTCCTGCAACGGCGTCGCGACCACCACCGTGACCGGGGCATATCCGTTCTGTTCGTTCGCATCGCCGGTCCGCTTGATCACCCGCCACTGCGGCCCCGAGCCGCGGGACTGGACGGTGAGCGGCCCGGCATCGCCGACGGGCAGTCCCGAGAGATCCGGTGTCGCGTCGTAGTCGCTGGTGGTCATCGTGCCGATGGGGCCACCGCTGACCTGCACGAAGAAGTTAGACGGTGGACGGCGCGGACCGGGTCCGCGGGGTGCGTCGCCGTCCTGGGGGACCGGACCGGGTCGCGCCCAGGTCGCCGTCGCCTCGACCAGGTTGGCGTCCACTCGCCTCAGCAGATCGCTGCGCATCGCCGAGGTGACGGCGACGCCGGACACCACCAGCCCCGTGATGACGAGCGTCAGCGTGAGCAGCACCAGCGACACCCGCAGCGGCACTCCCCGGCGACCCGACCGAACCGGGTCCGCCTCGGACCGACTTCCGGCACGGACGCCGGCCGACGTCGTCATGCCTACTCCCGCGGTTCGCGCATCACGTAGCCGACGCCACGCAGCGTGTGGATCAGCCGCGTGGGCCCGGTGTCGATCTTGCGGCGCAGGTATGAGACATAGGATTCGACGACGTTCACGTCACCGCCGAAATCGTAGTTCCACACGTGGTCGAGGATCCGTGGCTTGGACAAGACCGTGCCCGCATTCACCATGAAGTAGCGCAGCAGCGTGAACTCGGTCGGCGAGAGTGCCACGAGTTCTCCGTTCTTGAACACCTCGTGGGTCTCGTCGTCGAGCTCGAGGTCGGCGAAGGTGATCCGGGTCGGTTCGGCCTCGTCGCCGAATCCGTTGCGCCGCAGCAGGACCTCCAACCGGACGATCACCTCCTCCAGACTGAACGGCTTCGTCACGTAGTCGTCGCCGCCGATGGTCAACCCGTTCACCTTGTCCTCCACCGAGTCTCGCGCCGAGAGGAACAGGGCGGGCGCGGTGTGGCCGTCGGCGCGTAACCGTTTGAGCACGCCGAAGCCGTCCATGCCGGGCATCATCACGTCGAGGATCACCACGTCGGGCCGGGACGACCGCGCCCGATCGATCGCATTCGGCCCGTCCACAGCGGTGGTCACCTCGTATCCCTGGAACTTCAGGGACACCGCGAGCAGTTCCCGGATGTTCTCCTCGTCGTCGACGACGAGGACTCGCGCAGCTCGCCCGGACGGTCTGCCGGGACTCGAAGAAGTCATGGTCACCACAATCTACCGAGCACCTGGATCACGCCTGCACGCTTCCTGTGAGGTTGCTGTGCTCGATCCCGGCGACGTTCGGCTGTGGTCTCGATACGTCCTCGGCTAGCGCCTCGTCCTACTCGACCACCAAGGGGGCTCACCCACCGACCGCCGAGGGGGTTGGTTCGGTGGTCGAGTAGCGGCGCGAACGCAGCGAGTCCCGCGTATCGAAACCCCACTCCTGCCTCGACCGCCGAGGGGGTTGGTTCGGTGGTCGAGTAGCGGGGCGAACGCAGTGAGTCCCGCGTATCGAAACCCCACTCCTGCCTCGACCGCCGAGGGGGTTGGTTCGGTGGTCGAGTAGCGGGGCGAACGCAGTGAGTCCCGCGTATCGAAACCCCACTCCTGCCTCGACCGCCGAGGGGGTTGGTTCGGTGGTCGAGTAGCGGGGCGAACGCAGTGAGTCCCGCGTATCGAGACCTCGCCTACTCGGCTGTCGCGATCGCCTCGATCTCGACGAGTTGCTCCGGATACGGCAGGGCCGTGACGCCTAGGACGATCGCCGGCGGCGTGTCCGCGAACCACGCGTCCACCGTCTGCCAGACCCGGCCGAGCAGTGCGGGGTCGGCGGTCGCGACGTAGACGGTCAGCTTCACCACCTGCGCGGGTGCCGACCCCGCCGCGACGAGCACCTCGGCGAGACAGTCCAGACAGCGCCGAGTCTGCACCGTCGCCTCGCCGGGACCGACGATCCCGCCGGCCGAGTCCAGCGGCGAGATGCCCGCGGTGAACAACGTCGAGCCGCCGGGTACGACGGCGCCGTGGACAAACCCGCCGTCGTGGAGCGCCGGTGCCCGGATCGGTCGGACGCCGTCGCCGGTCACCGGAAGCCGAGCGCGTCGCTGCCCCAGGCGCGCAACAGGTTCCGGTCGAGCTCGGTCACCGCGGTGTCGGTCGCGCCGATGAGCAGCGAGTGCTGTTCTTGGTTGGTGTACGGCTTCCACTGGGCCGGGGAGTCGCTGGAGACCGGATCGCCGTCGTCGGCGAAGCCGAGCCAGCGCTCCTGCATCCGGCGACGCACCCGTGAGCCGGTCTTGCGCCCGCCGAGCCGGTAGCTGATGTCGGCTTTGGTCGACGCCGGATTGCCCCAGATGTACGGCAGCTCGGTGGCGTGGGTGGCGCCGATCCCGAGCACCCGGAAGAGCGGAGTCGCCCAGTCATAGCGGTAGAGGTGGACGGGCGCATGGCGGCTGTGCGCCTCGGCGATCCAGACCGCCGGCATCCGGAAGGCGAGGTCTCGGGAGATCCCCATGAACCGCGCGCCGTTGCGCCCCGGGATCCGCGATTCGCCGCCGTAGGCCACGGCGACGTCGTCGACGCCGGGGATCGCGAGCTCGGGCTGTTCCTGCGCGATCAGCTCGAACATGGCCTGCACCTGCTGTTCGGTGACCGGCATGAGCGGAGTCTTCATCCACTTGAACAGCGAAGTCTCGTCGCGATTGGTCCCGATCATCAGGGGGACGTCGTGCGCGTCGCCGTCGCGGATCGCCTCCATCGGATCGCGCGGGACCAAGTCGCCGTCGATCATCGGCGCGTACGCGATAGTGCCGGGGAACTCCGACGGCACCCGATTGAACACGCGAGTGCCGGCCGACACCAGCGCGGCCACCGGAAGCCGGCGCAAGGCGTCGGGGGTGGGCGGGTCCGGGGCGTGCACCTCCTCCAGGAACAGCTCGCCGTACCTGGCACCGCGCTCGCGGTCGTAGACGCTGGTGGCCGGCGAACTCTGTGCGATCGCCCGGGCGAACAGGCCCTTCGCCGCCGGCATCGCGAGCAGGGTGGTGACGATGCCGCCGCCCGCCGACTCGCCGAACACCGTGACTCGGTCGGGGTCGCCGCCGAAACGCTCGATGTTGCGCTGCACCCAGCGCAGCGCCTGCACCACGTCGGAGAGGCCGCAGTTGGTGTCGAAGGCGCCGTCGGTGCCGGGCAGGTCGCCGAACTCGGCGAACCCGAACGCGCCCATCCGGTAGTTGATCGTCACCACGACGGCGGGCACGTCCTCCTCGACCGAGGCGCGGACCAGCGCAGTGCCGTCGTACAACGGTTGCGAACCGGCGCCGCAGATGTACGCGCCGCCGTGCAGCCAGACCATCACCGCGTGCCGGTCGCCGTCCTCGGCCGCACCGGTCGGCGACCAGATGTTCAGGTGCAGACAGTCCTCGTCGGACGTGGTGCCCGCGCCCAGGTCGATCACCGGCATCGCGGGCTGCGGGCAGACGTGCCCGAACGCTGTCGCATCCCGGACTTCGGTCCACGGCTGCGGATCCCGCGACCGCCGCCAGCGCAGGTCCCCGACTGGAGGCGCCGCATAGGGAACGCCCCGCCAGTTGTCCACGCCCCCGGTGCGCGTGCCGGAGACCGGGCCGAAAACGGTATCGACGATCACTGCTTCCTCGCTCACGGTCTCCAGTGTGCCCTGCGAAGGGCAGCGTGTGTCAGTGACGACTGCTACCTTCACCGACATGAGCATCCCCCTGATCCTGCGCGACGAGCCGTTCACCGCACCGACCGAGGTCGAACTGCCCGAGGGCGTTCCCACCGTCACCGAGTTCGCCGAGGCCATCACCCTCGCCGACCTCCCGTCAGTCTTCGATGCGGGCTTCTCGGCCCTCGCCCCGGCCGGTCCGATCGGCCCCGGTTACGCCTTGTACTCCGGGCCGCCGAGCGGCGCGTTCGACCTGGAGATCGGTTTTCCGGTCGCCGCGGCGCCCGACGGATTCACCGCGGGCACGTTCCCGTCCGGCCGCGCCCTGGCGCTGAGTCACCTCGGCTCGTACGACGGCCTCGGCGACAGCTGGGGCCGCCTGATGACCGAGTTCGCCGACCGCGGCCTGGGCGAGGCGAAGCTGATCGGCGAGGTCTACGTCACCGACCCGTCGGTGACGCCGGGCACGGAACTGCGCACCGACCTGTTCGTCGTCTACGGCTGAACCCGGGTCTCAGCGGCGCAGCGCGTCGATCCGGCCGGCCACTTCCAGGGCGGTGCCCGGGACGGGACCTGACAGGTTGAGGCAGCCCGCGATCAGGGCCGCCTCGTCCCGATTCAACGAGGGCGCCAGCGCCGGCGGGGTGGACAACGCGGCGCGGATGGCGAGCATCGGCTGAGCCTCCGGGATCGCCCCGTAGACCCCGGTCCCGGTGAGCACGAAGTGCAGGCACGCACCCAGAGACCAGACGTCGGTCGCTCGGGACGGGGTACCGCCGGCCAGCAGCGACGGGTCGACGTACTGCACCGACCCCGGCTGCACAAAGCTGGTCAGCGGCTCGTCGGTGCTGAGCACACGCGAGAGCCCCAGGTCGCAGATCCGTCCCCCACCCTCGAAGATCATCACCGAACTCGGGGTCACGTTCCCGTGGGCGATGCCCGCCTCGTGCAGGTCGTGCACCCCGCGCGCGGCATCGGCCAGTGCGGCGAGGGCGGCGTCGCGTTCGAGTACTCCGCCGGCCGGATCGGCGAGCGACCCCGCCGGGAAGTACTCCATCGCATACATGAACTGCCCCTGGAGCACGGCGTCGTACAGCTTCGCGAGATACGGGGACCGAACCGCGGCAAAGGCGCGCAGTTCCCGCACCCCGCGCCGGTAGGCGTCGTCGCTGCACGGGCCGCTGAACACCTTGACCACCACTCGGTCGTCGGCCAGACCCAAGCGTTGCGGGGGCACGGCGAGGTAGAAGGTACCGTTTCCGGCGTCACCGAGTCGCCGGACGACGACGAAGTCGGCCAGCAGCTGCGGATGGTCCGATGGGGTCATGGCAGTTGCCCTCCACTCGAGTTGTCGCGCGCCTCGGCGCGGTCTGCGTGCGGCCCGCTCGCTGCGCTCCCGGCGCCGTCCAAACGCGGCCCGCTCGCTGCGCTCCCGGCGCCGAATCGCTGCTGGATCCGGTCCCCGAGTCCCTCCTCGCTGACCAACGTTCCGTCGAACACCTGGTAGACCGCCCCGACCGTGTCGCCGCCGACCACACCCAGCACGGTCTCCCCCGTTCGGCGCAGGCCGGTGCCCGTCACCTCGACGGTCACCCCCAGCGCCGCAACCGGTTTCAGGTCGGCGAGCATCCGCCGCCGCGACTGCGGCGTCTCCACCAACAGGTCCCGGCCGGTACGCAACGCCAGTTCGGCGGCGATGATCACCGCGGTCCGCCCGCTGCGGCTGTCTTCGCTGCGGCACACGAGCTGCGACGACGCCGTCGAGGCCGAATCCTCATCCACCAGCAGGACGGGCGCCACGGTGAGCGCCACGCCCACCTGACCGGCCGCGGCATCCACACCGATCACGTCGGGCGACCCGTTCTCGGCCATGGCTTCCAAGTCCGCGGCCGCGTCGTCGGTGAACCGGCACAGCACCGACACCGAACGGGCGCCCGGCACCCGGGCACTGAGCGCGTTCAGCTTCTCCACCGCCGCCGCCATCGCTGCGAAGTCCGGCACCACCGGCGCCAGTTCCAGCGTGGCATCGCCGGAACTGCGCGGCAGCACCCCGGCCAGCACCACGTCGGCACCCATCCCGACCGAGAGCAGCCCCGCGTGCCGCTGAGCGAGGCGGTCGACGTCGTCGTCGAGGTCGTCGAACACCAGCATCACGCGGGTCGCCGATCCGGCCGTCAACGCACGACGCTCCACCGCGGCGATGTCCTGTTCCACCATCGCCGGCGGATAGATCACCGCCAGCAGCGGGCCCGCCATCGCGGTGGTGACCAGTGCCATCACCACCATCATCGCGAACAGTTCGTCGCTGAGCACACCCAGTTCGCGTCCGGCGGTCAGGATGACCAGTTCGGTGAGCCCCCGCGTGTTCATCAGCACGGAGACGGCCGCAGACTGGCGCGAGGGCATCCCGCTGACCCGGGCGCCGA harbors:
- a CDS encoding cation:proton antiporter domain-containing protein, giving the protein MAAQQTAFLLLDVAVVIAAARVGGRLAKACKQPAVVGEITAGIALGPSLLGLLPGDPSSWLFPSDVQPLLKAIAQLGLVLFMFIVGLELDMRLVRGRERSAASISVCSVVVPFALGAGLGVLLYPSHDEVGGIQIDKLGMCLFLGIAMSITAFPVLARILTDRGMQRTAVGTFSLAAAAVDDIIAWSALALIIAVIQGGSPVEVAKIVALTVLYTAVMFAVVRPLLARLLAWRARSEGFPADLLAVVLIGLFLSAAATEWIGIHAIIGAFVFGVVMPKAGGEQLMREILERLEQAVVLLLLPMFFVVTGLSVNLGGIGGTGWLQLLAVIGVACAGKFAGAYFGARVSGMPSRQSAAVSVLMNTRGLTELVILTAGRELGVLSDELFAMMVVMALVTTAMAGPLLAVIYPPAMVEQDIAAVERRALTAGSATRVMLVFDDLDDDVDRLAQRHAGLLSVGMGADVVLAGVLPRSSGDATLELAPVVPDFAAMAAAVEKLNALSARVPGARSVSVLCRFTDDAAADLEAMAENGSPDVIGVDAAAGQVGVALTVAPVLLVDEDSASTASSQLVCRSEDSRSGRTAVIIAAELALRTGRDLLVETPQSRRRMLADLKPVAALGVTVEVTGTGLRRTGETVLGVVGGDTVGAVYQVFDGTLVSEEGLGDRIQQRFGAGSAASGPRLDGAGSAASGPHADRAEARDNSSGGQLP